A genomic segment from Aegilops tauschii subsp. strangulata cultivar AL8/78 chromosome 1, Aet v6.0, whole genome shotgun sequence encodes:
- the LOC120968224 gene encoding uncharacterized protein, giving the protein MTCGPSSPSPPASSSPAPATPRTSSPAPSVPRPPTASSSSTSPTPAAAPRSTALSAPAGWPSSTPAAAYAGEPDVARFVCNPLSGQLARHPVPATEFARSSTAGCSTGFGLLTHSEGSRGPPDRYVVAQLSRSRRGGADHPVVRRFLSETGDWDERRLAGPSTVPASRDMRIDPNLEVVAFGDRLWWLDPTWGVCSVDPFSDQPEHHFVELPPASVLPDLIDLAGTPVLGRYRRLGVSEGKLRYVEVSNSRKPFVCSSFSLNEKGCCWTLEHKVAFNPVLPERCKVLEDHIPCIAAIDPFQANFMYLVYGHFLIVVDMAKGKSLGGRYLPERAGDQTLCPSGFLVPCTLPTWLESSYIPCAGTFMLHKESRNGGDVKIDILDDYIRTSERFRLIRIQNFRAPLTAEQVTWSLEAYLLWLFGKVMFTENHVTTISALYIPMALERRFASDQTRKAYTALNEQFDAYTGVIWQPYTEPAIQARYPGGMSVLCTRDRDYWMTKSKIIFDVFVEEMAQQRVMRQFGLLQLELPPPIENPVPAHIHMY; this is encoded by the exons ATGACCTGTGGGCCCAGCTCTCCGTCCCCGCCCGCCTCGTCGTCCCCGGCGCCGGCGACGCCACGGACTTCTTCGCCGGCACCGTCCGTGCCGCGACCCccgacggcctcctcctcctcgacttCTCCGACGCCCGCTGCCGCGCCCCGGTCGACGGCACTTTCCGCCCCAGCTGGCTGGCCGAGTTCGACGCCCGCCGCCGCGTACGCCGGCGAGCCGGACGTCGCACGCTTCGTCTGCAACCCTCTCAGCGGCCAGCTGGCCCGCCACCCTGTCCCGGCCACCGAGTTCGCGAGGTCGTCCACCGCAGGATGCTCCACGGGTTTCGGCCTGCTCACCCACTCCGAGGGCTCCCGCGGCCCGCCGGACAGGTACGTGGTCGCTCAGCTCAGCCGCAGCCGTCGCGGGGGAGCGGACCACCCCGTCGTGCGCCGTTTCCTGTCCGAAACAGGGGACTGGGACGAGCGGCGTCTGGCCGGCCCATCCACTGTGCCGGCTAGCCGGGACATGCGCATAGACCCGAACCTCGAGGTGGTGGCATTCGGCGACCGGCTGTGGTGGCTCGACCCGACCTGGGGCGTCTGCTCCGTCGACCCTTTCAGCGACCAGCCAGAGCATCACTTCGTGGAGCTGCCCCCGGCCAGCGTGCTGCCTGACCTGATTGACCTGGCGGGGACTCCGGTGCTGGGCAGGTACCGTCGCCTGGGGGTGAGCGAGGGGAAGCTGCGCTACGTGGAGGTGTCTAATAGCAGGAAGCCATTCGTGTGCAGCTCCTTCTCGCTCAACGAGAAGGGCTGCTGCTGGACGCTCGAGCACAAGGTAGCATTCAATCCTGTTCTACCTGAAAGGTGCAAAGTCCTGGAAGACCACATACCGTGCATTGCCGCCATCGATCCATTCCAGGCAAATTTTATGTACCTCGTCTATGGTCACTTTCTTATTGTTGTGGACATGGCTAAGGGGAAAAGCTTAGGGGGGCGGTATCTTCCAGAAAGAGCCGGCGATCAAACCCTGTGCCCCTCTGGTTTCCTTGTGCCCTGCACGCTCCCAACATGGCTAGAGTCGAGCTACATCCCCTGTGCAGGTACATTTATGCTccacaaggagtctcgaaatggtggagacgtaaaaatcgatatattggacgactatattcggacttcggaaaggttccgattgattcgg ATCCAGAACTTCCGCGCGCCGTTGACTGCGGAACAGGTCACTTGGAGCCTGGAGGCCTACTTACTGTGGCTTTTTGGCAAGGTGATGTTCACGGAGAACCATGTCACCACTATTAGCGCCCTCTACATCCCTATGGCACTCGAG AGACGCTTTGCTAGTGATCAGACCAGGAAGGCATACACAGCATTGAACGAGCAGTTCGATGCGTACACCGGGGTCATCTGGCAGCCCTACACGGAACCAGCCATACAAGCGAGATACCCTGGTGGTATGTCTGTGCTATGCACAAGGGACCGAGATTACTGGATGACAAAATCTAAGATCATCTTCGATGTCTTCGTCGAGGAGATGGCACAACAGAGGGTTATGAGGCAATTTGGTCTTTTGCAGTTGGAGCTACCTCCCCCTATAGAGAACCCGGTGCCAGCACACATCCACATGTATTAA